From Myxococcota bacterium:
GAACTTCGAGAAGATGTTCGTGCTGGGCGACCCGCCCGACTACGAGCAGCCGCGCGAGCGCGCCGTCGGCGCGCAGGCCCGCGCGCAGGGGATTCCCGCGCACGCGCTCGCGCTCGACGTCATGCTCGCGAACGAAGGCCGCGGCATGCTGTATTTCCCGTTCCTGAACTACGCGGGGTCGTCGCTCGACGCCTCGCTCGCCATGATGAAGAGCCCGAGCACCGTGCTCGGCCTGGGCGACGGCGGCGCGCACCTCGGCACGATCTGTGACTCGAGCTTCACGACCCACATGCTGACTCACTGGACGCGCGACCGCACGCGCGGCGAGCGCGTGCCGGTCGAGACCGTCGTGCGCTGGCACACGCGAGACACCGCCGAGGCCGTGGGCCTGCGCGACCGCGGCGTGATCGCGCCGGGCTACAAGGCGGACCTGAACGTGATCGACTACGACCGGCTGAAGCTGCGCCCGCCGCGCATGGTGCACGACCTGCCGGCGGGGGGGCGCCGCCTGGTGCAGGACGCCGAGGGCTACCGCTGCGCGATCGTCGCCGGTGAAGTCACCTACCGGGACGGCCAGGCGACCGAAGCGCTGCCCGGGCGGTTGGTGCGCGGCGCGACACCCGCCCCCGGCTGAGTCTCAGGCGGCCCCGGCCAGGAGCTCGCTCTTCTTCTGGTCGGTGAAGGCCTGCAGCCGGGCCATGTAGGCGGCGCGCAACTGGTCGCGGCCGTTCGGCCCGAGCTTGTCGAACCAGTCGTCCTCGCCGAGCATCTCGCCCAGCCGCGGCGCGTTGCGGTGCAGCATCTGCACGTCGACTCGCTTCGGCTCCAGGCTGCGCAGGATGCCGCGGTTGAAGTGCGAGTGCAGAGTGACTCGCTCGCCCGGCTCGCTGCGGTCGCCCTGCCAGTGCCACACGCCGTGCGTGAAGTACACGACGGAGCCCTTCGGCATCTCGATCGGCACGCCGCCCGCCTTCGAGTCACTGGCGCGCGGACCACGGCGCATACGGTGACTGCCGGGTATGATCCAGGTCGGCCCCGACGCCACGCGCCAGTCTTCGAACGCCCACACCCCGACGCCGGTCAGCGCGAACTCCGGATACGGATCGGGAATCATCGAGTAGTCGGTGTGCAGGGGGATCTGCCCCGGACCGGGCCCGCGCCGGATCGAAGACAGCGAGCCGATCACCGCGCCGCGGCCCAGCGACGCGTCGATCAGGGTCATGAGCTGCGCGTGCTGGGCGATGCGCTCGAATTCCGCGCCCTGGTAGAGCATCCACTGCAGCGTGAAGGTGTTGTGCGGCAAGAGCGCGCGCAGCGTCGCGTCGCGCAGCTCGTCGGCGAACTCCGGGCTGATCGCGCGCTCGAGCACCGTGTAGCCGTTCTCCTCGACCTCGCG
This genomic window contains:
- a CDS encoding phytanoyl-CoA dioxygenase family protein, with protein sequence MVTLPHHVELLSDRWLEKAREYLEREVAARKERLGGRPFSLSERLTAAPPHLKLPQDVAQWSLRYDGEQVHVSREFDSGADVVVEGDYQVALNAAQAVGWLAPGVMQHAIREITHLYGKDAIRSRGLLKDPAARELVGLLHDHMARRTVENPDLAHRASRLGIAGKVREVEENGYTVLERAISPEFADELRDATLRALLPHNTFTLQWMLYQGAEFERIAQHAQLMTLIDASLGRGAVIGSLSSIRRGPGPGQIPLHTDYSMIPDPYPEFALTGVGVWAFEDWRVASGPTWIIPGSHRMRRGPRASDSKAGGVPIEMPKGSVVYFTHGVWHWQGDRSEPGERVTLHSHFNRGILRSLEPKRVDVQMLHRNAPRLGEMLGEDDWFDKLGPNGRDQLRAAYMARLQAFTDQKKSELLAGAA